A genomic region of Streptomyces rimosus contains the following coding sequences:
- a CDS encoding MBL fold metallo-hydrolase, with protein MTDAWYVDDRCTNCDVARQLAPALIAEVGGRSEIVRQPRDAAEERLLHAAAFACPTRSIRHPARRPAPELDPFPMRLGDTDVLLCGHNSQHTAGATSYLLRRPGGTQLMVDTPRWSEPLAARYEALGPVTDVLLTHRDHAAHGRRYADRFGARLWIHEGDLDAAPDADRVLRGTESAEIAEGVYAHPLPGHTRGSVLYVADERYCFSGDSFYWSRTTGDIEVADSVTWYSIEELAASLARTAVGLRFEWLLPGHGDRMHLPAADMAERVRRLAERTRELRPRPVDFTAVRW; from the coding sequence ATGACCGACGCCTGGTACGTCGACGACCGCTGCACCAACTGCGATGTCGCCCGGCAGCTCGCCCCGGCGCTGATCGCCGAGGTCGGCGGACGCTCCGAGATCGTCCGGCAGCCGCGTGACGCGGCGGAGGAACGACTGCTGCACGCCGCCGCGTTCGCCTGCCCCACCCGCTCCATCCGGCACCCGGCCCGCCGGCCGGCCCCGGAGCTCGATCCGTTCCCGATGCGCCTGGGCGACACCGACGTGCTGCTGTGCGGGCACAACTCGCAGCACACCGCCGGGGCCACCTCCTACCTCCTGCGGCGCCCCGGCGGCACGCAGCTGATGGTGGACACACCGCGCTGGAGCGAACCGCTGGCCGCCCGGTACGAGGCGCTGGGGCCGGTCACCGATGTCCTGCTCACCCACCGGGACCATGCGGCGCACGGCCGCCGGTACGCCGACCGGTTCGGGGCCCGGCTGTGGATCCACGAGGGCGACCTGGACGCCGCGCCGGACGCCGACCGCGTACTGCGCGGCACGGAGAGCGCGGAGATCGCCGAGGGTGTGTACGCCCATCCGCTGCCCGGCCACACCCGGGGCAGCGTCCTCTATGTCGCCGACGAGCGGTACTGCTTCAGCGGGGACAGCTTCTACTGGTCGCGCACGACCGGCGACATCGAGGTGGCGGACAGCGTCACCTGGTACTCCATCGAGGAACTGGCCGCCTCCCTGGCCCGTACCGCCGTCGGGCTGCGCTTCGAGTGGCTGCTGCCCGGCCACGGCGACCGCATGCACCTGCCCGCCGCCGACATGGCCGAGCGCGTACGGCGGCTGGCCGAGCGCACGCGGGAACTGCGTCCGCGCCCGGTGGACTTCACGGCCGTGCGCTGGTGA
- a CDS encoding TetR/AcrR family transcriptional regulator translates to MARTSGAETREKLLRAAEEVFAAHGVDGAQTRDIVRLAGQSNPSAVQYHFGSRAGLLDAVMAGRLARTEAVLAPALAAVEARSGAAGPELRALIGVLITAEATQLRDDRGRRCLRISAQLTHESGVRTRTPHPTLAGTATWRLIGLAEDALAAAGLPEALRLERIDLALTLIGAALADRARQYLDGVRPLTYEELFRADLIATTEAFLLAPAAAPYP, encoded by the coding sequence ATGGCGAGAACGTCCGGGGCCGAGACCCGGGAGAAGCTGCTGCGCGCCGCGGAGGAGGTCTTCGCGGCGCACGGTGTCGACGGGGCGCAGACGCGGGACATCGTGCGGCTGGCCGGGCAGAGCAACCCGTCGGCCGTGCAGTACCACTTCGGTTCGCGGGCCGGGCTGCTGGACGCCGTGATGGCGGGACGGCTGGCCCGTACGGAAGCGGTGCTCGCGCCCGCGCTGGCGGCGGTGGAGGCCCGCTCCGGCGCCGCCGGACCCGAACTGAGGGCGCTGATCGGCGTGCTGATCACCGCCGAGGCGACCCAGCTGCGCGACGACCGGGGCCGCCGCTGCCTGCGTATCTCCGCCCAGTTGACCCACGAGAGCGGCGTCCGCACCCGCACCCCGCACCCGACGCTGGCGGGCACCGCGACCTGGCGGCTGATCGGCCTGGCGGAGGACGCGCTCGCCGCCGCGGGCCTGCCCGAGGCGCTGCGCCTGGAGCGGATCGACCTGGCGCTGACGCTGATCGGCGCGGCACTGGCCGACCGGGCCCGGCAGTACCTGGACGGCGTCCGGCCGCTGACGTACGAGGAGTTGTTCCGCGCCGACCTCATCGCCACCACGGAGGCGTTCCTGCTGGCCCCGGCGGCCGCGCCGTACCCGTGA
- a CDS encoding DMT family transporter: MTVFLLAVSAACCLGSGFVLQQGAAQRAPMQDFLSLRLLLDLARMPRWLAGIGFMVAGMALGAAALGMGEVTLVEPLLATNLLFAMALSRRLTRQRLGRRGWGGLWLLAGGVTAFIVAGEPHGGRSPAGPLRHWLLMGAVLGLALLLAACARRARMSREAALLGVAAGLLYGLQDALTRISGERFGRGGWAALLTGWEPYAVLALGVLALVLVQSAFETAPLRMSLPALTAAQPLAGIACGVGFLGDRLNVTGGALTWEAAGLAAVVMGIVLIGGHPAMPAGVAGRPERVPVVRVG, translated from the coding sequence GTGACGGTGTTCCTGCTGGCCGTGAGCGCGGCCTGCTGCCTGGGGTCCGGATTCGTCCTCCAGCAGGGCGCGGCCCAGCGGGCCCCGATGCAGGACTTCCTCTCCCTGCGGCTGCTGCTCGACCTCGCCCGGATGCCGCGCTGGCTGGCCGGCATCGGCTTCATGGTGGCCGGCATGGCGCTGGGCGCCGCGGCGCTGGGCATGGGCGAGGTCACCCTCGTCGAACCGCTGCTGGCCACGAACCTGCTGTTCGCGATGGCCCTGTCCCGGCGCCTCACCCGGCAGCGGCTGGGCCGCCGGGGCTGGGGCGGTCTGTGGCTGCTGGCGGGTGGCGTGACGGCGTTCATCGTGGCCGGCGAGCCGCACGGCGGCCGGAGCCCGGCCGGTCCGCTGCGGCACTGGCTGCTCATGGGCGCGGTCCTCGGCCTCGCGCTGCTGCTGGCGGCCTGCGCCAGGCGGGCGCGGATGAGCCGAGAGGCGGCGCTGCTGGGCGTAGCGGCCGGGCTGCTGTACGGCCTCCAGGACGCCCTGACCCGGATCAGCGGCGAGCGGTTCGGGCGCGGCGGCTGGGCGGCGCTGCTCACCGGCTGGGAGCCGTACGCGGTGCTGGCGCTGGGCGTCCTCGCGCTCGTACTGGTCCAGAGCGCCTTCGAGACGGCGCCGCTGCGCATGTCGCTGCCCGCCCTGACGGCGGCCCAGCCGCTGGCGGGCATCGCCTGCGGGGTGGGCTTCCTGGGCGACCGGCTGAACGTGACCGGCGGCGCGCTCACGTGGGAGGCGGCCGGGCTGGCGGCGGTCGTGATGGGCATCGTCCTGATCGGCGGCCATCCGGCGATGCCGGCGGGGGTGGCCGGGCGGCCGGAGCGGGTGCCGGTGGTACGGGTGGGGTGA
- a CDS encoding glucose 1-dehydrogenase: MTDAHAQHDLHGKTVIITGGARGLGAAAAERAVAAGAHVLLTDVLEEEGRATAERLGERARFLVHDVTSEDGWQRAADYATETFGGIDGLVNNAGIATGQPLESVSVDFFRKVLDVNLTGVFIGMKTVIPAMRERGAGSIVNISSAAGLMGLALTGGYGASKWGVRGLTKIGAVELGTERIRVNSVHPGMTFTPMTEQAGIEPGAGKYPNTPMGRVGEAEEIAGAVVFLLSDAASYVTGAELAVDGGWTAGPTVRYVMGQ; encoded by the coding sequence ATGACCGACGCCCACGCCCAGCACGACCTGCACGGCAAGACCGTCATCATCACCGGCGGCGCCCGCGGACTGGGAGCCGCTGCCGCCGAGCGGGCGGTCGCGGCCGGCGCGCACGTGCTGCTCACCGACGTACTGGAGGAGGAGGGCCGGGCGACGGCGGAACGGCTCGGCGAGCGTGCCCGGTTCCTCGTGCACGACGTGACCTCGGAGGACGGCTGGCAGCGGGCCGCGGACTACGCGACCGAGACGTTCGGCGGCATCGACGGGCTGGTCAACAACGCCGGCATAGCCACCGGCCAGCCGCTGGAGTCGGTCTCCGTGGACTTCTTCCGCAAGGTCCTCGACGTGAACCTGACCGGCGTCTTCATCGGCATGAAGACCGTGATCCCGGCGATGCGCGAGCGCGGCGCGGGCTCGATCGTGAACATCTCCTCCGCCGCCGGCCTCATGGGCCTGGCCCTGACCGGCGGTTACGGCGCCTCCAAGTGGGGCGTACGCGGCCTGACGAAGATCGGCGCGGTGGAGCTGGGCACCGAGCGGATCCGGGTGAACTCGGTGCACCCCGGCATGACGTTCACCCCGATGACCGAGCAGGCGGGCATCGAGCCGGGCGCGGGCAAGTACCCCAACACGCCGATGGGGCGGGTCGGCGAGGCCGAGGAGATCGCGGGGGCGGTGGTCTTCCTGCTGTCCGACGCGGCGTCCTACGTCACCGGGGCCGAACTGGCGGTGGACGGCGGCTGGACCGCCGGGCCGACGGTCCGCTACGTCATGGGGCAGTGA